A section of the Triticum dicoccoides isolate Atlit2015 ecotype Zavitan chromosome 7A, WEW_v2.0, whole genome shotgun sequence genome encodes:
- the LOC119328306 gene encoding mitogen-activated protein kinase 11-like isoform X1, whose protein sequence is MQNGDLRKKSAAEIDFFTEYGDTNRYKVLEVIGKGSYGLVCSANDTQTGEKVAIKKIHNIFEHISDAARILREIKLLRLLRHPDVVEIKHILLPPSKKDFKDIYVVFELMESDLHQVIKANDDLTREHYQFFLYQMLRALKYMHTANVYHRDLKPKNVLANANCKLKICDFGLARVAFNDAPTTVFWTDYVATRWYRAPELCGSFYSKYTPAIDIWSIGCIFAEVLIGKPLFPGKNVVHQLDLITDVLGTPSLDAISQVRNDKARKYLTCMRKKQPASFSQKFPKADPLALRLLRRLLAFDPKDRPSAEEALADPYFNGLAKVEREPSCQPIPKIEFEFEGRRVTKEDIKELIFEEILEYHPQLLKEHISGTDRRNFVHLSAVDQFKKRFAELEENGGENGSAVSSQRKHSSLPRQSFNPH, encoded by the exons ATGCAGAACGGCGATTTGCGCAAGAAG AGTGCAGCGGAAATTGATTTCTTTACTGAATATGGCGATACTAATCGATACAAAGTTCTGGAGGTCATAGGCAAAGGTAGTTATGGACTTGTATGTTCTGCAAATGATACACAAACAGGAGAGAAGGTTGCAATAAAGAAGATACACAACATTTTTGAGCATATATCGGATGCTGCACGCATACTCCGTGAAATCAAGCTTCTCAGGCTTCTTAGGCATCCTGATGTAGTGGAAATAAAGCATATCTTGCTCCCCCCATCCAAAAAGGATTTCAAAGATATATATGTTGTCTTTGAACTTATGGAGTCAGATCTTCATCAAGTAATAAAGGCTAATGATGATTTGACGAGGGAGCATTATCAGTTTTTCTTGTATCAGATGCTTCGAGCTTTGAAATATATGCACACAG CAAATGTCTATCACCGAGATTTGAAGCCCAAGAATGTGCTTGCCAACGCAAATTGCAAACTCAAAATTTGTGACTTTGGCTTGGCGAGAGTTGCATTCAATGATGCACCTACGACAGTCTTCTGGACA GATTATGTGGCAACAAGATGGTATAGAGCACCTGAACTTTGTGGGTCCTTCTATTCTAAG TATACACCAGCTATTGATATATGGAGTATAGGGTGCATTTTTGCCGAGGTGTTGATTGGAAAGCCTCTATTTCCTGGTAAAAATGTTGTTCACCAGCTGGATTTGATAACTGATGTTCTGGGGACACCTTCATTAGATGCTATTTCTCAG GTGCGGAATGACAAGGCAAgaaaatatctgacatgcatgcggAAGAAACAGCCTGCTTCGTTTTCGCAGAAATTTCCAAAGGCTGACCCATTAGCATTACGATTGCTTAGGAGGCTTCTAGCTTTTGATCCAAAGGATCGTCCCTCTGCTGAAGAG gcATTGGCAGATCCATACTTTAATGGACTAGCAAAGGTAGAGCGAGAACCATCTTGTCAACCGATACCaaaaattgaatttgaatttgaggGTCGTAGAGTAACAAAGGAGGACATCAAGGAACTGATCTTTGAAGAAATTTTGGAGTATCATCCTCAATTACTGAAGGAGCATATCAGTGGAACAGACAGACGAAACTTTGTTCATTTAAG TGCTGTCGACCAATTTAAGAAACGCTTCGCTGAACTCGAGGAAAATGGTGGCGAAAATGGATCAGCTGTTTCATCACAGAGGAAACATTCTTCTTTGCCAAG GCAATCCTTCAACCCCCATTAG
- the LOC119328306 gene encoding mitogen-activated protein kinase 11-like isoform X2, which translates to MQNGDLRKKSAAEIDFFTEYGDTNRYKVLEVIGKGSYGLVCSANDTQTGEKVAIKKIHNIFEHISDAARILREIKLLRLLRHPDVVEIKHILLPPSKKDFKDIYVVFELMESDLHQVIKANDDLTREHYQFFLYQMLRALKYMHTANVYHRDLKPKNVLANANCKLKICDFGLARVAFNDAPTTVFWTDYVATRWYRAPELCGSFYSKYTPAIDIWSIGCIFAEVLIGKPLFPGKNVVHQLDLITDVLGTPSLDAISQVRNDKARKYLTCMRKKQPASFSQKFPKADPLALRLLRRLLAFDPKDRPSAEEALADPYFNGLAKVEREPSCQPIPKIEFEFEGRRVTKEDIKELIFEEILEYHPQLLKEHISGTDRRNFVHLSAVDQFKKRFAELEENGGENGSAVSSQRKHSSLPSPTVAHSAKIPSKDHRHTASSSTKHAVDVSWEVQIQRVYIAQRELNITLIYFCQVNIFCFTTIKES; encoded by the exons ATGCAGAACGGCGATTTGCGCAAGAAG AGTGCAGCGGAAATTGATTTCTTTACTGAATATGGCGATACTAATCGATACAAAGTTCTGGAGGTCATAGGCAAAGGTAGTTATGGACTTGTATGTTCTGCAAATGATACACAAACAGGAGAGAAGGTTGCAATAAAGAAGATACACAACATTTTTGAGCATATATCGGATGCTGCACGCATACTCCGTGAAATCAAGCTTCTCAGGCTTCTTAGGCATCCTGATGTAGTGGAAATAAAGCATATCTTGCTCCCCCCATCCAAAAAGGATTTCAAAGATATATATGTTGTCTTTGAACTTATGGAGTCAGATCTTCATCAAGTAATAAAGGCTAATGATGATTTGACGAGGGAGCATTATCAGTTTTTCTTGTATCAGATGCTTCGAGCTTTGAAATATATGCACACAG CAAATGTCTATCACCGAGATTTGAAGCCCAAGAATGTGCTTGCCAACGCAAATTGCAAACTCAAAATTTGTGACTTTGGCTTGGCGAGAGTTGCATTCAATGATGCACCTACGACAGTCTTCTGGACA GATTATGTGGCAACAAGATGGTATAGAGCACCTGAACTTTGTGGGTCCTTCTATTCTAAG TATACACCAGCTATTGATATATGGAGTATAGGGTGCATTTTTGCCGAGGTGTTGATTGGAAAGCCTCTATTTCCTGGTAAAAATGTTGTTCACCAGCTGGATTTGATAACTGATGTTCTGGGGACACCTTCATTAGATGCTATTTCTCAG GTGCGGAATGACAAGGCAAgaaaatatctgacatgcatgcggAAGAAACAGCCTGCTTCGTTTTCGCAGAAATTTCCAAAGGCTGACCCATTAGCATTACGATTGCTTAGGAGGCTTCTAGCTTTTGATCCAAAGGATCGTCCCTCTGCTGAAGAG gcATTGGCAGATCCATACTTTAATGGACTAGCAAAGGTAGAGCGAGAACCATCTTGTCAACCGATACCaaaaattgaatttgaatttgaggGTCGTAGAGTAACAAAGGAGGACATCAAGGAACTGATCTTTGAAGAAATTTTGGAGTATCATCCTCAATTACTGAAGGAGCATATCAGTGGAACAGACAGACGAAACTTTGTTCATTTAAG TGCTGTCGACCAATTTAAGAAACGCTTCGCTGAACTCGAGGAAAATGGTGGCGAAAATGGATCAGCTGTTTCATCACAGAGGAAACATTCTTCTTTGCCAAG CCCAACGGTAGCGCACTCTGCTAAAATACCTTCAAAGGATCATAGGCACACGGCATCATCTAGTACAAAGCATGCAGTTGATGTATCTTGGGAAGTACAAATTCAGAGAGTATACATTGCTCAAAGAGAGTTAAACATCACGTTGATCTACTTTTGTCAAGTTAACATTTTTTGTTTCACTACCATCAAAGAGAGTTAA